One genomic segment of Drosophila melanogaster chromosome 3L includes these proteins:
- the Toll-6 gene encoding Toll-6, isoform C, whose translation MIYYMLLILPVVLAQDQQHTTESLSTKHHQQQQLSHSNAIMGEAGVSNSQLMQPSTPARTLRPLTAGAGGDPSLYDAPDDCHFMPAAGLDQPEIALTCNLRTVNSEFDTTNFSVIPAEHTIALHILCNDEIMAKSRLEAQSFAHLVRLQQLSIQYCKLGRLGRQVLDGLEQLRNLTLRTHNILWPALNFEIEADAFSVTRRLERLDLSSNNIWSLPDNIFCTLSELSALNMSENRLQDVNELGFRDRSKEPTNGSTESTSTTESAKKSSSSSTSCSLDLEYLDVSHNDFVVLPANGFGTLRRLRVLSVNNNGISMIADKALSGLKNLQILNLSSNKIVALPTELFAEQAKIIQEVYLQNNSISVLNPQLFSNLDQLQALDLSMNQITSTWIDKNTFVGLIRLVLLNLSHNKLTKLEPEIFSDLYTLQILNLRHNQLENIAADTFAPMNNLHTLLLSHNKLKYLDAYALNGLYVLSLLSLDNNALIGVHPDAFRNCSALQDLNLNGNQLKTVPLALRNMRHLRTVDLGENMITVMEDSAFKGLGNLYGLRLIGNYLENITMHTFRDLPNLQILNLARNRIAVVEPGAFEMTSSIQAVRLDGNELNDINGLFSNMPSLLWLNISDNRLESFDYGHVPSTLQWLDLHKNRLSSLSNRFGLDSELKLQTLDVSFNQLQRIGPSSIPNSIELLFLNDNLITTVDPDTFMHKTNLTRVDLYANQITTLDIKSLRILPVWEHRALPEFYIGGNPFTCDCNIDWLQKINHITSRQYPRIMDLETIYCKLLNNRERAYIPLIEAEPKHFLCTYKTHCFAVCHCCEFDACDCEMTCPTNCTCFHDQTWSTNIVECSGAAYSEMPRRVPMDTSELYIDGNNFVELAGHSFLGRKNLAVLYANNSNVAHIYNTTFSGLKRLLILHLEDNHIISLEGNEFHNLENLRELYLQSNKIASIANGSFQMLRKLEVLRLDGNRLMHFEVWQLSANPYLVEISLADNQWSCECGYLARFRNYLGQSSEKIIDASRVSCIYNNATSVLREKNGTKCTLRDGVAHYMHTNEIEGLLPLLLVATCAFVAFFGLIFGLFCYRHELKIWAHSTNCLMNFCYKSPRFVDQLDKERPNDAYFAYSLQDEHFVNQILAQTLENDIGYRLCLHYRDVNINAYITDALIEAAESAKQFVLVLSKNFLYNEWSRFEYKSALHELVKRRKRVVFILYGDLPQRDIDMDMRHYLRTSTCIEWDDKKFWQKLRLALPLPNGRGNNNKRVVSGCLSGRTPSVNMYATSHEYQAGNGGVIPPPSARYADCGSNNYATINECAAAGGGRGYKPIPTSASAAAAACKFNTMNQLSKKQQRDLSVAGMAKTLEHQHHHNHQANRRSQHEYAVPSYLPSAAPAYDSVDYAKQQIRNNANCECVNLGTAKRAAGKNPASGLPSSFSSNFVPPGGASYNCKKSCSCIGDDELLCSCGGGGGIGVNLLESGTQSSVTMSSSSNNSRQPELTHYESNLSLNDDEDEDHDQQKNLWA comes from the coding sequence ATGATCTACTATATGCTACTCATACTGCCCGTGGTCCTGGCCCAGGATCAGCAGCACACCACGGAATCGCTGTCCACcaagcaccaccagcagcagcagctgtcgCACTCGAATGCGATAATGGGTGAGGCTGGGGTCTCCAACTCGCAGCTAATGCAGCCCTCGACTCCGGCGCGAACCCTGCGACCCTTGACCGCGGGCGCGGGTGGTGACCCTTCGCTGTATGACGCCCCCGACGACTGTCACTTCATGCCAGCAGCGGGTCTGGATCAGCCGGAAATAGCCTTAACGTGCAACCTGCGCACGGTGAACAGCGAGTTTGACACAACCAATTTCAGTGTTATACCCGCCGAGCACACGATTGCCCTGCACATACTGTGCAATGACGAAATCATGGCCAAGAGTCGCCTGGAGGCGCAATCTTTCGCCCATCTGGTTAGGCTCCAGCAGCTGTCCATCCAGTATTGCAAGCTGGGGCGACTGGGTCGCCAGGTTCTGGATGGTCTGGAGCAGCTGAGGAACCTGACGCTCCGGACGCACAACATCCTGTGGCCAGCGCTGAATTTCGAGATAGAAGCGGATGCCTTCTCGGTCACTCGGAGGTTGGAGAGACTGGACCTCAGTTCGAACAACATCTGGTCCCTGCCGGATAACATATTCTGCACCCTGTCCGAGTTGTCTGCCCTGAACATGAGCGAGAATCGCCTGCAGGACGTCAACGAGCTGGGCTTCAGGGATCGCAGCAAGGAGCCAACCAATGGTTCCACCGAATCCACCTCCACCACCGAATCGGCCAAAAAGAGCAGTAGCTCAAGCACCAGTTGTTCGCTGGACCTGGAGTACCTGGATGTGAGCCACAATGATTTCGTCGTGCTGCCAGCAAATGGATTTGGCACTCTGAGGAGGCTGCGAGTCCTTTCGGTCAACAACAATGGCATCTCCATGATTGCGGACAAGGCTCTCAGTGGACTGAAGAACCTGCAGATCCTGAACCTGAGCTCCAACAAAATCGTGGCCTTGCCCACAGAACTCTTCGCTGAGCAAGCCAAGATTATCCAAGAGGTGTACCTGCAGAATAATTCCATAAGTGTGCTGAATCCGCAGCTCTTCTCGAATCTGGACCAGCTGCAGGCCCTGGACCTGTCCATGAACCAGATAACCTCCACCTGGATCGATAAGAACACCTTTGTGGGTCTGATTCGTCTGGTTCTGCTTAATTTGTCGCACAACAAGTTGACCAAACTGGAGCCAGAGATCTTCAGCGACTTGTACACCCTGCAGATTCTTAATCTGCGTCACAATCAGCTGGAGAACATCGCAGCCGACACTTTTGCCCCGATGAATAATCTGCACACGCTGCTGCTGTCGCACAACAAACTGAAGTATCTGGATGCATATGCTCTGAACGGATTGTATGTACTGTCGCTGCTCTCGCTGGACAATAATGCGCTGATTGGCGTGCATCCGGATGCCTTCCGGAACTGCAGTGCCCTGCAGGACCTCAACTTGAATGGCAATCAGCTGAAGACAGTTCCGCTGGCCCTGAGGAATATGCGCCATTTGAGAACCGTGGATCTGGGCGAGAACATGATTACCGTTATGGAGGATAGTGCGTTTAAAGGTCTGGGAAATCTCTATGGTCTCCGCTTGATTGGCAACTACCTGGAGAATATTACGATGCACACCTTCAGGGATCTGCCTAATTTGCAAATCCTGAATCTCGCCAGAAACCGCATAGCAGTTGTGGAACCGGGGGCCTTTGAGATGACCTCGAGCATTCAAGCTGTGCGTTTGGATGGCAATGAGCTGAATGACATCAATGGCCTCTTCAGCAACATGCCCTCCCTTCTGTGGCTGAATATATCCGATAATCGTTTGGAATCCTTTGATTATGGACATGTGCCATCCACCCTGCAGTGGCTGGACCTCCATAAGAATCGGTTGAGTTCCTTATCAAATCGTTTTGGTTTGGATAGTGAGCTAAAACTACAAACTCTCGATGTGAGCTTTAATCAACTTCAGCGCATTGGACCCAGTTCCATACCAAACTCTATCGAACTGCTGTTCCTGAACGACAACCTGATAACCACCGTTGATCCAGATACCTTTATGCACAAAACCAATCTGACCCGGGTGGATCTCTATGCGAACCAAATCACAACGCTGGACATCAAGTCCTTGAGGATTCTGCCAGTTTGGGAACATCGAGCTCTGCCAGAGTTCTATATTGGTGGAAATCCCTTCACCTGCGATTGTAACATTGATTGGCTGCAGAAGATTAACCATATAACATCGAGGCAATATCCAAGGATTATGGATCTGGAGACCATATACTGCAAGTTGCTGAACAACAGGGAGAGGGCCTATATTCCCCTGATCGAAGCTGAACCCAAGCACTTTTTGTGCACCTACAAGACCCATTGCTTCGCCGTTTGCCATTGCTGTGAGTTCGATGCTTGTGATTGCGAGATGACCTGCCCCACGAATTGCACGTGCTTCCATGACCAAACCTGGTCCACAAATATTGTGGAGTGCTCGGGCGCAGCTTATTCTGAGATGCCGAGACGTGTGCCCATGGATACCTCTGAGTTGTATATCGATGGCAACAACTTTGTTGAATTGGCGGGACATTCGTTCCTTGGTCGCAAGAACTTGGCTGTTCTCTATGCGAACAACTCGAACGTGGCCCACATATACAACACCACTTTCAGTGGCCTTAAACGCCTGTTGATCCTGCACTTGGAGGATAATCATATAATCAGTCTggagggcaacgagttccacAATCTGGAGAACCTGAGGGAGCTATATCTGCAATCAAACAAAATAGCCAGCATCGCCAATGGGAGTTTCCAGATGCTGAGGAAACTGGAGGTCCTGCGATTGGATGGCAATCGATTGATGCACTTCGAGGTGTGGCAACTAAGTGCCAATCCCTACCTGGTGGAGATCAGCTTGGCCGACAACCAGTGGAGCTGTGAGTGTGGTTACCTGGCCAGGTTCAGAAACTACCTGGGTCAGAGCTCGGAGAAGATCATAGATGCCTCCAGGGTGAGCTGCATCTACAACAATGCTACGAGTGTTCTGAGGGAGAAGAACGGTACCAAGTGCACTTTGCGAGATGGTGTAGCCCACTATATGCACACCAACGAGATCGAGGGACTGCTGCCCCTGCTCCTGGTGGCCACCTGTGCCTTTGTGGCCTTTTTCGGTCTGATTTTCGGACTCTTCTGCTATCGCCATGAGCTGAAGATATGGGCCCACTCCACCAACTGTCTAATGAACTTCTGCTACAAGTCACCCCGATTCGTTGACCAGCTGGACAAAGAGCGTCCCAATGATGCCTACTTCGCCTACAGCCTGCAGGACGAGCACTTCGTCAACCAGATCCTGGCCCAGACGCTGGAAAACGACATCGGCTATCGACTGTGCCTGCACTACCGCGATGTAAACATCAATGCCTACATCACGGATGCCCTCATCGAAGCCGCCGAAAGTGCCAAACAGTTTGTGCTCGTGCTGTCCAAGAACTTCCTGTACAACGAGTGGAGTCGCTTCGAGTACAAGAGTGCTCTCCACGAGCTGGTGAAGCGCAGGAAGCGGGTGGTCTTCATCCTGTATGGAGATCTGCCCCAGCGCGACATTGACATGGACATGCGGCACTATCTGCGTACCAGCACCTGCATCGAGTGGGACGACAAGAAGTTTTGGCAAAAGCTGCGCCTGGCCTTGCCCCTGCCAAATGGtcgtggcaacaacaacaagcgaGTGGTATCCGGCTGCCTATCGGGACGCACTCCCTCCGTGAATATGTACGCCACAAGTCATGAGTATCAGGCCGGCAATGGTGGGGTGATACCGCCACCCAGTGCCCGCTACGCGGActgtggcagcaacaattaCGCGACCATCAACGAGTGTGCTGCAGCTGGAGGAGGTCGTGGGTACAAGCCCATACCCACTTCAGCctcggcggcggcagcagcttGTAAATTTAACACCATGAACCAGCTGTCCAAGAAGCAGCAACGGGATCTCAGTGTGGCCGGTATGGCCAAGACCCTGGAGCATCagcaccaccacaaccaccaagCGAATCGCAGGAGCCAGCACGAGTACGCGGTGCCCAGCTATCTGCCCAGTGCTGCTCCGGCCTACGACAGTGTGGACTACGCCAAGCAGCAGATCCGGAACAATGCCAACTGCGAGTGTGTTAACCTGGGCACGGCCAAGAGGGCTGCTGGAAAAAATCCCGCCTCGGGATTGCCATCCAGCTTTAGCTCGAACTTTGTGCCACCCGGTGGTGCCTCGTACAACTGCAAGAAATCCTGCAGTTGCATTGGAGACGATGAGCTGCTCTGCAGCTGTGGCGGAGGTGGCGGCATTGGGGTCAATCTCCTCGAGAGTGGCACCCAGAGCAGCGTGAccatgagcagcagcagcaacaacagccgaCAGCCGGAACTCACCCACTACGAGTCCAACTTGAGCCTGAACGACGACGAAGACGAGGATCACGATCAGCAGAAGAACCTGTGGGCGTAA